The following proteins come from a genomic window of Ferrovibrio sp. MS7:
- the gyrA gene encoding DNA gyrase subunit A, with amino-acid sequence MTDQPSLPHDIQPISIEEEMQRSYLGYAMSVIVSRALPDARDGLKPVHRRILFAMQEGGYTADKAYRKSARIVGDVMGKYHPHGDQSIYDAMVRMAQPFSMGLMLLDGQGNFGSMDGDPPAAMRYTETRLARTAESMLDDIDKDTVDFQPNYDDSSEEPSVLPARFPNLLVNGANGIAVGMATNIPPHNLGEVIDAACAYVDNPEITLDQLLDILPGPDFPTGGIILGRAGAKAALYTGRGSVVVRGRATIQEIRKDREAIVVTEIPYQVNKASMVEKIAEAVRSKRIEGIADLRDESDRDGVRVVIELKRDAMGEVVLNQLYRFTPLQTSFGVNMLALNGGKPELLNIKQLLGAFVNFREEVIARRTRYLLAKARDRAHVLVGLAIAVANIDEIIAVIRAAPDPATAREQLMTRLWPASEVASMIALIDDPSHRVVDGHYRLSETQARAILDLRLQRLTALGRDEIGDEMKQLAEQINEYLAILGDRTKLMALLREELVAVRERFAVPRRTEIQDVEFEADAEDLIQREDMVVTVSHAGYVKRTPLSTYRTQKRGGKGRAGMATKEEDFVTELFVANTHQPVLFFSNIGRVYKLKIYRLPIGTPQSRGKAFVNLLPLSEGEKIAVVMPLPEDEASWGNLHVAFATAKGYVRRNDLSDFVSINAGGKIAMKFEGEDADDQLVAVRSCSDQDDILLASHQGKCIRFQVSEVRSFQSRSSTGVRGMKLADGDHVISMSILRHVEVTSDEREAYQRRKSALERIEAGETGVELPSEMTAERFTELQAQEQVLLTVTEKGYGKRSSAYEYRVTGRGGSGIINIETTAKNGDVAATFPVEHGDQIMLVTDGGQLIRCPVDDIRIAGRNTQGVIIFKLAEGEKVASVAHLTDTSQGEEGGAEDAAPGGEEGSEA; translated from the coding sequence GTGACCGATCAGCCTTCGCTTCCGCACGATATTCAGCCGATCTCCATCGAAGAGGAGATGCAGCGCAGCTATCTCGGCTATGCGATGAGCGTGATCGTCTCACGCGCGCTGCCAGATGCGCGCGACGGCCTCAAGCCGGTGCATCGCCGCATCCTCTTCGCCATGCAGGAAGGCGGCTACACCGCCGACAAGGCCTACCGCAAATCGGCGCGCATCGTCGGTGACGTGATGGGTAAGTATCACCCGCATGGCGACCAGTCGATCTACGACGCCATGGTGCGCATGGCGCAGCCTTTCTCCATGGGGCTGATGCTGCTGGATGGCCAGGGCAATTTCGGCTCGATGGATGGCGATCCGCCGGCGGCGATGCGCTATACCGAAACGCGCCTTGCCCGCACCGCTGAGTCGATGCTCGACGACATCGACAAGGATACGGTCGATTTCCAACCGAATTACGACGACAGTTCCGAGGAACCTTCGGTCCTGCCGGCGCGTTTCCCGAACCTGCTGGTGAATGGCGCCAACGGCATTGCCGTCGGTATGGCGACCAATATCCCGCCGCATAATCTCGGCGAAGTGATCGACGCCGCCTGCGCCTATGTCGACAATCCCGAGATTACCCTGGACCAGTTGCTCGACATCCTGCCCGGCCCGGATTTCCCCACCGGCGGCATTATCCTCGGCCGTGCCGGCGCCAAGGCGGCGCTCTACACCGGCCGTGGTTCCGTGGTGGTGCGTGGCCGCGCCACCATCCAGGAAATCCGCAAGGACCGCGAAGCCATTGTCGTCACCGAGATTCCCTATCAGGTGAACAAGGCCTCCATGGTGGAAAAGATCGCCGAGGCCGTGCGCTCCAAGCGCATCGAAGGCATCGCCGATCTGCGCGATGAGTCCGACCGCGACGGCGTGCGCGTGGTGATCGAGCTGAAGCGCGATGCCATGGGCGAGGTGGTGCTGAACCAGCTTTACCGCTTCACGCCGCTGCAGACCTCCTTCGGCGTCAACATGCTGGCGCTGAATGGCGGCAAGCCGGAACTGCTCAACATCAAGCAGTTGCTCGGCGCCTTTGTGAATTTCCGCGAAGAAGTGATCGCGCGGCGTACCCGCTATCTGCTGGCCAAGGCGCGCGACCGCGCCCATGTCTTGGTCGGCCTGGCCATTGCGGTGGCGAATATCGACGAGATCATCGCCGTGATCCGCGCCGCGCCGGATCCGGCCACGGCGCGCGAGCAGTTGATGACCCGCCTGTGGCCGGCCAGCGAAGTCGCCAGCATGATCGCGCTGATCGACGATCCCAGCCACCGCGTGGTGGATGGGCATTACCGCCTGTCCGAGACCCAGGCCCGCGCCATTCTCGATCTGCGCCTGCAGCGCCTCACGGCCCTGGGTCGCGATGAAATCGGCGACGAGATGAAGCAGTTGGCCGAGCAGATCAACGAGTATCTCGCCATCCTGGGCGACCGCACCAAGCTAATGGCATTGCTGCGCGAGGAACTGGTGGCGGTGCGCGAACGCTTTGCTGTGCCGCGCCGCACCGAAATCCAGGATGTGGAATTCGAGGCCGATGCCGAGGACCTGATCCAGCGCGAGGACATGGTGGTGACGGTGAGCCATGCCGGCTACGTCAAGCGCACGCCGCTTTCCACCTACCGGACGCAGAAGCGTGGCGGCAAGGGCCGCGCTGGCATGGCGACCAAAGAAGAGGATTTCGTCACCGAGCTGTTCGTGGCCAACACGCACCAGCCGGTGCTGTTCTTCTCCAATATCGGCCGCGTCTACAAGCTGAAGATCTACCGCCTGCCGATCGGCACGCCGCAATCACGCGGCAAGGCCTTCGTCAACCTGCTGCCGCTGTCCGAGGGCGAAAAGATCGCCGTGGTGATGCCGTTGCCGGAAGACGAGGCAAGCTGGGGCAACCTGCATGTCGCCTTCGCCACCGCCAAGGGCTATGTGCGGCGCAATGACCTGTCCGATTTCGTCTCGATCAATGCCGGCGGCAAGATCGCTATGAAGTTCGAGGGCGAGGATGCCGACGACCAGTTGGTCGCCGTGCGCTCCTGCTCGGACCAGGACGATATCCTCCTCGCCAGCCACCAGGGCAAGTGCATTCGCTTCCAGGTTTCGGAAGTGCGCAGCTTCCAGAGCCGTTCCTCCACCGGCGTGCGCGGCATGAAGCTGGCCGATGGCGACCATGTCATTTCGATGTCGATCCTGCGCCATGTCGAGGTCACGTCCGATGAGCGCGAGGCTTACCAGCGCCGCAAATCGGCCCTGGAGCGGATCGAGGCCGGCGAAACCGGCGTCGAGCTGCCGAGCGAGATGACGGCTGAACGCTTCACCGAACTGCAGGCGCAGGAGCAGGTGCTGCTCACCGTCACCGAGAAGGGCTATGGCAAGCGCAGCTCGGCCTATGAATACCGCGTCACCGGCCGTGGCGGCTCCGGCATCATCAATATTGAAACCACGGCCAAGAACGGCGATGTGGCTGCCACCTTCCCGGTGGAGCATGGCGACCAGATCATGCTGGTCACCGATGGCGGCCAGCTTATCCGCTGCCCGGTGGACGACATCCGTATCGCCGGGCGAAACACCCAGGGTGTGATCATCTTTAAACTCGCGGAAGGCGAGAAGGTGGCATCGGTTGCACATTTGACCGATACTAGCCAGGGTGAAGAGGGCGGTGCCGAGGATGCGGCGCCGGGAGGAGAAGAGGGAAGCGAGGCATGA
- the coaD gene encoding pantetheine-phosphate adenylyltransferase → MSKTRIGLYPGTFDPVTKGHYDIIKRAAKLVDKLVVGVAVNAGKGPLFSLEERVAMVREEIGPLMPGATEFEVKPFSNLLMHFAMDIGAAVIIRGLRAVSDFEYEFQMVGMNARLNSEIETVFLMASDNHQFIASRLVKEIGMLGGDVAPFVSPRVAERLLARVAALKEGRSE, encoded by the coding sequence ATGAGCAAGACCCGTATCGGTCTCTACCCGGGCACGTTCGATCCGGTTACCAAGGGCCATTACGACATCATCAAGCGCGCCGCCAAGCTGGTGGACAAGCTGGTGGTTGGCGTGGCGGTGAATGCCGGCAAGGGCCCACTTTTCTCGCTTGAAGAACGCGTCGCCATGGTGCGCGAGGAAATCGGGCCGCTGATGCCCGGCGCCACCGAATTCGAGGTCAAGCCGTTCTCCAACCTGCTGATGCATTTCGCCATGGATATCGGCGCGGCGGTAATCATCCGCGGCCTGCGCGCGGTGTCTGACTTCGAATACGAATTCCAGATGGTAGGCATGAATGCCCGCCTCAATTCCGAAATCGAGACCGTGTTCCTCATGGCCTCGGATAACCACCAGTTCATCGCCTCGCGCCTGGTCAAGGAGATCGGCATGCTGGGCGGCGATGTGGCTCCCTTCGTGTCGCCGCGTGTCGCCGAGCGGCTGCTGGCGCGGGTTGCCGCGTTGAAGGAAGGCCGTTCCGAATGA
- a CDS encoding peptidylprolyl isomerase: MIRRQFLVAAAALCAALPFAARAQVTDPENTLYLDLEWGRVVIAMRPDLAPRHVARIKELVRQGFYDGIVFHRVIRGFMAQAGDPNGRGDGGSGQKLPAEFSSQSHVRGTVSMARTNDPNSADSQFFICLDAATYLDRQYTVWGKVVSGMEFVDRIKKGAPGSGIVDGPDKIVRMRVAADVKS; encoded by the coding sequence ATGATCCGCCGTCAGTTCCTGGTTGCCGCTGCCGCCCTTTGCGCTGCTCTGCCGTTTGCCGCCCGGGCGCAGGTGACGGACCCGGAGAATACGCTGTATCTCGACCTGGAGTGGGGCCGCGTGGTCATCGCCATGCGCCCCGATCTGGCGCCGCGCCATGTGGCCCGGATCAAGGAACTGGTGCGCCAGGGCTTCTACGACGGCATCGTGTTCCATCGCGTGATCCGCGGCTTCATGGCGCAGGCCGGCGATCCCAACGGCCGAGGCGATGGCGGCTCGGGTCAGAAGCTGCCGGCTGAATTCAGTTCGCAGAGCCATGTGCGCGGCACCGTGTCGATGGCCCGCACCAACGATCCCAACAGCGCCGATAGCCAGTTCTTCATCTGCCTGGATGCCGCCACCTACCTTGACCGCCAGTACACGGTCTGGGGCAAGGTGGTGTCGGGCATGGAATTCGTCGACCGCATCAAGAAGGGCGCGCCGGGCAGCGGCATTGTCGATGGCCCTGACAAGATTGTCCGCATGCGCGTCGCCGCCGACGTGAAATCCTGA
- a CDS encoding peptidylprolyl isomerase, with protein MSADLENTLYLELKDGRVTIALRPDLAPKHVARIKELARQHFYDGLKFHRVIDGFMAQTGCPRGTGTGGSGQNLKAEFNKESHQRGTCSMARAQNPDSADSQFFICFDDASFLDGQYTVWGQVIDGMERVDGIKKGDQRNNGSVSDPDKIVSLRVAADV; from the coding sequence ATGAGCGCCGATCTCGAGAACACCCTCTACCTCGAACTCAAGGATGGCCGCGTCACCATCGCCCTGCGCCCGGACTTGGCGCCGAAGCATGTGGCGCGGATCAAGGAACTGGCGCGGCAGCATTTCTATGATGGCCTCAAGTTCCATCGCGTGATCGATGGCTTCATGGCGCAGACCGGCTGCCCGCGCGGCACTGGCACCGGCGGCTCGGGCCAGAATCTCAAGGCCGAGTTCAACAAGGAGTCGCATCAGCGCGGCACCTGTTCGATGGCCCGGGCGCAGAACCCGGATAGCGCCGACAGCCAGTTCTTCATCTGCTTCGACGATGCCAGCTTCCTTGATGGCCAGTATACCGTCTGGGGCCAGGTCATCGACGGCATGGAGCGCGTCGATGGCATCAAGAAGGGCGATCAGCGCAACAACGGCTCCGTGAGCGATCCGGATAAGATCGTGTCGCTGCGCGTCGCCGCCGACGTCTGA